In Thermodesulfovibrionales bacterium, the following are encoded in one genomic region:
- a CDS encoding tetratricopeptide repeat protein, whose translation MGTDLFQRGERLREKSRYREALSAYRSALKRYAQGKQKGEMLCCLLALGDTYRMVGDFQSAIDVYTEAVALSGQTRKRLMRADAMVGQGLATRALGNWKDALRLFSGAKTIYAEKHDRDGLAFALWAEGGAFRVRGDAKNAVRAFSRANRLFEALPDNGQRNAVGYCLCGLGGISRVSGLFDDSLNYYREANRVLSSQKDRFGVAYSHCGIGNALRMKGDHAAAMKHLRKAEAIYGSIGDVVSYSYTLWSMGMTSIMRGRLKKAAEYFKKATMLFRKTGDARGIIYCCLGLGEVLFLEGNVSAARRMIVRALDDADKKKFMIESCHAAALLNYIDSGKTDNSCYRRIGLRLRFSSFPYNIP comes from the coding sequence ATGGGAACTGATCTCTTCCAGAGAGGAGAACGCCTGCGCGAGAAATCCAGATACCGGGAGGCATTGTCGGCTTACCGGAGCGCCTTGAAGAGATACGCGCAGGGGAAACAGAAGGGGGAGATGCTCTGCTGTCTTCTCGCCCTCGGTGACACATACAGGATGGTCGGCGATTTTCAGAGCGCAATAGATGTTTATACGGAAGCCGTGGCGTTGAGCGGTCAGACGAGAAAGAGGCTCATGCGTGCTGATGCGATGGTCGGACAGGGATTGGCAACGAGGGCTCTCGGTAACTGGAAGGACGCACTGAGGCTTTTCTCAGGGGCTAAGACCATCTATGCAGAGAAGCATGACAGGGACGGTCTCGCCTTTGCGCTCTGGGCTGAGGGGGGTGCCTTCAGAGTCAGGGGAGATGCGAAGAATGCCGTGCGTGCGTTTTCCCGGGCAAACAGACTCTTCGAAGCGTTACCCGATAACGGACAACGGAATGCGGTCGGCTACTGTCTCTGCGGTCTCGGAGGCATATCGAGGGTATCGGGTCTTTTCGACGATTCCCTGAACTACTACAGAGAAGCAAACCGCGTCCTGTCATCACAGAAGGACCGCTTCGGCGTAGCCTATTCCCACTGCGGCATCGGGAATGCCCTGAGGATGAAAGGGGATCATGCCGCCGCAATGAAGCACCTGAGGAAGGCGGAAGCCATTTATGGATCAATCGGAGATGTCGTCAGCTATTCCTATACGCTCTGGAGCATGGGAATGACCTCGATCATGAGGGGAAGGCTGAAAAAGGCCGCGGAGTATTTTAAGAAGGCAACGATGCTTTTCAGAAAGACGGGAGACGCACGGGGGATCATCTATTGCTGTCTCGGACTCGGAGAGGTTCTCTTCCTCGAGGGCAACGTCAGTGCTGCCCGAAGAATGATCGTTCGGGCCCTCGATGACGCCGACAAGAAGAAATTCATGATCGAGTCCTGTCATGCTGCAGCACTCCTGAATTACATCGATTCGGGAAAAACCGACAACTCCTGTTACAGAAGGATCGGTCTGAGGCTGAGATTCAGCTCCTTCCCCTATAATATCCCTTAA
- a CDS encoding PASTA domain-containing protein gives MIPVYIFGFVLMGLLSGYLTFKIMSFSKTVDVPDLKGKTLVEANDLLKRNGLYLKVEGEEYDPVVASGRIVRQEIPAGNKVKEQRGVSVFLSRGPKVLSVPGLVGQSLHDAESVIAKSGLKVEKVIHVHSRTAEKDTVISQRPNPEEAMKDSFSLVVSMGPYDIIYYCPDFSGRSRDDAADLAEKLGLKIEFAGEGERVRSQKPKPNAQIKSGETIRLKLEGEPLIHG, from the coding sequence ATGATACCGGTTTATATCTTCGGGTTCGTGCTCATGGGCCTCCTGTCCGGCTATCTCACTTTCAAGATCATGAGTTTCAGCAAGACCGTTGATGTCCCTGACCTGAAAGGAAAGACCCTGGTCGAAGCGAACGATCTCCTAAAGAGGAACGGCCTCTACCTGAAGGTCGAGGGAGAAGAATATGACCCCGTCGTTGCGTCGGGACGGATCGTCAGGCAAGAGATCCCCGCCGGCAACAAGGTAAAAGAGCAACGGGGCGTTTCCGTCTTTCTCAGCAGGGGACCAAAGGTCTTGTCTGTCCCCGGCCTTGTCGGGCAAAGCCTCCATGATGCAGAATCGGTGATCGCGAAAAGCGGTCTGAAAGTCGAAAAGGTAATTCATGTCCACTCGCGCACTGCGGAAAAGGACACGGTCATATCCCAGCGTCCGAATCCGGAAGAGGCTATGAAGGACTCCTTCTCTCTTGTGGTGAGCATGGGGCCTTATGATATAATCTATTACTGCCCTGATTTTTCTGGAAGAAGCAGAGACGATGCAGCAGATCTTGCTGAGAAGCTCGGTCTCAAAATCGAATTTGCAGGCGAGGGGGAAAGAGTCAGGAGTCAGAAACCAAAGCCCAATGCCCAGATAAAATCAGGAGAGACCATACGCCTGAAACTGGAAGGAGAACCGCTCATTCATGGTTAA
- a CDS encoding DUF512 domain-containing protein, whose product MHKEQGIEIIAVSPGSAAHAAGMAPGDVIVSVNGHRANDIIDFLFYRNEYPLHIVVSRKGARLSYDLRPKEGQDIGIEPKHFKVKTCTNKCLFCFVSQLPKGLRKSLSVKDEDYRMSFLYGNYITLTNLTPAERKRIVEQRLSPLYFSIHSTDREVRNALLGNPKAPDVLKEILFFKEHKIRMHCQIVLCPGFNDGRDLQQTIRDLYKFYPYVSSIAVVPVGLTAHRKSGSKIRPVEKEDAVKAIEILDSFQKRFRKKHGDTIVYAADELYIKAGTGFPPLHEYGELPQIENGVGMVPRFLHQAKRIKMPSGTVKKRFVTFTGTSFYPYLSKFVDKLKKSNIEIDLIGVENSFFGPSVTVTGLLTGRDVVRSLSEAVRKDDILLIPDVVMKEGDKVFLDDVSNRDVEDVLGIETLIIDSSPKGLIEAVSSFS is encoded by the coding sequence ATGCATAAAGAGCAGGGCATCGAGATTATCGCCGTTTCTCCCGGCAGTGCAGCGCATGCGGCAGGGATGGCGCCCGGCGACGTGATCGTCTCCGTCAATGGCCACAGGGCCAACGACATCATCGATTTTCTCTTCTACCGGAACGAATATCCTCTCCATATCGTCGTATCGAGAAAGGGTGCTAGACTTTCCTACGATCTCCGTCCAAAGGAGGGTCAGGATATCGGCATAGAACCGAAACATTTCAAGGTCAAGACCTGCACGAATAAGTGCCTCTTCTGCTTCGTCAGCCAGCTGCCCAAGGGGCTCAGGAAGAGCCTCTCGGTGAAGGACGAGGATTATCGGATGTCGTTCCTTTACGGCAACTATATCACCCTAACGAATCTCACACCCGCTGAAAGAAAAAGGATTGTGGAGCAGCGATTGAGTCCGCTCTATTTTTCGATCCATTCCACGGATAGGGAGGTACGCAACGCCCTTCTCGGCAATCCGAAGGCTCCCGACGTTCTGAAGGAAATTCTCTTCTTCAAAGAACATAAGATAAGGATGCATTGCCAGATTGTTCTCTGTCCCGGCTTCAATGACGGAAGAGACCTTCAACAGACGATCAGAGACCTCTATAAGTTTTATCCCTATGTCTCGTCCATTGCCGTGGTGCCTGTCGGTCTTACGGCCCACAGAAAATCAGGCTCCAAAATAAGGCCTGTGGAGAAGGAAGATGCGGTGAAGGCTATCGAAATTCTCGATTCCTTCCAGAAGAGGTTCAGGAAGAAACACGGAGACACGATCGTCTACGCCGCAGACGAACTCTATATCAAGGCAGGCACGGGATTCCCCCCGCTCCATGAATACGGTGAATTGCCCCAGATAGAGAACGGGGTCGGCATGGTGCCCCGTTTCCTTCACCAGGCAAAGAGGATCAAGATGCCGAGCGGGACAGTCAAAAAGAGATTCGTCACCTTTACCGGCACTTCTTTTTATCCTTATCTCTCCAAGTTTGTAGACAAACTTAAAAAGAGCAACATCGAAATAGATCTTATCGGGGTCGAGAATTCCTTTTTCGGGCCGAGTGTCACGGTCACGGGACTTCTCACCGGCAGGGATGTTGTGAGGTCTCTCTCCGAAGCGGTGAGAAAAGACGACATCCTCCTTATCCCTGACGTTGTCATGAAAGAGGGAGACAAGGTCTTCCTTGATGACGTGTCGAACAGGGATGTTGAAGACGTGCTTGGGATAGAGACGCTGATCATCGACTCATCGCCGAAGGGGTTAATCGAGGCGGTTTCGAGTTTTTCGTAA
- a CDS encoding pyrimidine/purine nucleoside phosphorylase, with amino-acid sequence MSEFRDVTVVREANVYFGGSVTSRTVLFADGSKKTLGIMLPGEYEFNTGEPELMEILSGELEVLLPGESLWKAVRGGGTFEVAGNAKFQLRVKELTDYCCSFLKA; translated from the coding sequence ATGTCGGAATTCAGAGACGTGACAGTCGTGAGAGAGGCGAATGTCTATTTTGGCGGCAGCGTGACGAGCAGGACTGTTCTCTTTGCCGATGGCTCCAAGAAGACCCTGGGGATCATGCTGCCCGGCGAATATGAATTCAACACCGGAGAGCCCGAACTCATGGAGATACTTTCGGGCGAACTGGAGGTACTCCTTCCCGGTGAAAGCTTGTGGAAGGCGGTGAGGGGAGGGGGGACATTTGAGGTTGCCGGAAACGCAAAATTTCAACTCAGGGTAAAAGAACTCACCGATTACTGCTGTTCGTTTCTCAAGGCGTAA
- a CDS encoding shikimate dehydrogenase gives MKIAGTTKVTGLFGYPVEHSLSPAMHNAAFDYLGLDYCYVTFPVHPTLLGDAVNAIKALDLKGVNVTVPHKEQVIPLLDDIDEEASFIGAVNTIKNSEGRLKGYNTDGRGFMESLAEAGIAVQDKRVVIIGAGGACRAISYYLSQEASNLRIFDIDGDKAGKLVNDLSTIRTNVGRVHGVDSLGDVDILINATPLGLKDGDPMPVNFSLLGQAVTVCDLIYKKTPLLDAASKKGCKTLDGLGMLLHQGVIAFEIWTGIKPPVDIMRNAIAGFKRS, from the coding sequence GTGAAGATAGCAGGCACGACGAAGGTCACGGGCCTCTTCGGGTATCCGGTGGAGCATAGCCTCTCTCCTGCAATGCATAATGCTGCCTTCGATTACCTTGGCCTCGACTACTGCTATGTGACATTCCCCGTGCATCCGACGCTGCTCGGAGATGCGGTAAACGCGATAAAGGCCCTCGACTTGAAGGGAGTCAACGTCACGGTCCCGCACAAAGAACAGGTGATTCCTCTCCTCGACGACATAGATGAAGAAGCGTCTTTCATCGGTGCGGTCAACACGATAAAGAACTCTGAGGGAAGGCTTAAGGGCTATAACACCGATGGCAGGGGGTTCATGGAGTCCTTAGCCGAAGCGGGCATAGCGGTTCAAGACAAGAGGGTAGTCATAATCGGTGCCGGCGGGGCGTGCAGGGCGATCAGTTATTACCTCAGTCAGGAGGCTTCAAATCTCCGGATATTCGATATTGACGGAGATAAGGCGGGTAAACTCGTGAACGACCTCAGCACCATCCGCACGAATGTCGGAAGGGTGCACGGGGTAGACAGCCTTGGGGATGTCGACATACTCATTAATGCAACTCCTCTTGGATTGAAGGACGGAGACCCAATGCCTGTGAATTTCTCCTTACTGGGCCAGGCGGTGACCGTCTGTGACCTCATATACAAGAAGACCCCCCTTCTCGATGCTGCCTCGAAGAAAGGCTGCAAAACCCTCGACGGCCTCGGCATGCTCCTCCATCAGGGCGTCATCGCATTCGAGATATGGACAGGGATAAAACCTCCCGTCGATATCATGCGGAACGCGATCGCGGGCTTCAAGAGGTCATGA
- the pgsA gene encoding CDP-diacylglycerol--glycerol-3-phosphate 3-phosphatidyltransferase codes for MGTLNLPNTLTVTRIVLIPVFVTAVIYRRYDYALYLFFIAALTDAFDGLIARLKNQKTAFGTFLDPLADKFLLVTSFVLFSIYSLIPTWFTITIISRDIIVITGWMLLHLATHTSKVEPSGTGKAAIALQLMLICFILLRLNFPSLPGIQRYLIWVTAFFTIISGLHYVYRGLKQANA; via the coding sequence GTGGGTACCCTGAATCTGCCGAATACGCTGACTGTCACGAGAATAGTCCTCATTCCCGTATTCGTCACTGCCGTCATCTACAGGCGGTATGATTATGCGTTATACCTCTTCTTCATCGCTGCCCTCACCGACGCATTCGACGGTCTCATCGCGCGCCTGAAAAATCAGAAGACGGCCTTCGGAACGTTTCTTGACCCCCTCGCGGACAAATTCCTCCTCGTCACTTCCTTCGTGCTTTTTTCCATTTACAGCCTCATACCGACATGGTTTACCATCACGATCATAAGTCGTGACATCATCGTCATAACCGGCTGGATGCTCCTTCACCTCGCCACCCACACATCGAAGGTCGAGCCGAGCGGTACCGGCAAAGCTGCCATCGCTCTCCAACTCATGCTGATCTGCTTCATACTCCTCAGATTGAACTTTCCCTCTCTTCCCGGCATCCAGAGATATCTCATATGGGTCACCGCATTTTTCACGATCATCTCCGGGCTTCACTATGTCTACAGGGGACTGAAGCAGGCGAATGCATAA
- the rpe gene encoding ribulose-phosphate 3-epimerase, whose protein sequence is MVKIAPSLLSSDFMRLGEEIRAVELAGVDMLHVDIMDGHFVPNLTIGPFIVEAIRKTTKLPLDVHLMIEEPDRYIGDFMSAGADFLTVHLEAAVHLHRTVTRMKEGGVKAGVSLNPATPVRSLESILSDLDFVLIMSVDPGFGGQSFIPQSIEKIKMLKGMIDERGLPVFIEVDGGIKYENAREVADAGAEILVMGSAFFHSPDYRELTAKLRERLDGN, encoded by the coding sequence ATGGTTAAGATCGCGCCTTCTCTGCTCTCATCCGATTTCATGAGGCTCGGTGAGGAGATCCGCGCAGTGGAGCTGGCGGGTGTTGACATGCTCCATGTCGACATCATGGACGGTCACTTTGTTCCTAATCTGACGATAGGCCCCTTTATCGTCGAGGCGATACGGAAGACAACAAAACTGCCCCTCGATGTCCATCTCATGATAGAAGAGCCTGACCGATACATAGGGGACTTCATGAGCGCAGGAGCCGATTTCCTGACGGTCCACCTTGAAGCCGCGGTGCATCTGCACAGGACCGTCACGAGGATGAAGGAAGGCGGGGTGAAGGCGGGGGTTTCCCTGAATCCTGCGACGCCGGTACGGAGTCTCGAGAGCATCCTCTCCGATCTTGATTTCGTACTCATCATGTCCGTCGATCCCGGTTTCGGCGGACAGAGCTTCATACCCCAGTCGATCGAGAAGATCAAAATGCTGAAAGGAATGATCGATGAACGGGGGCTGCCCGTCTTCATCGAGGTCGACGGCGGGATTAAGTACGAGAACGCGAGGGAAGTCGCAGACGCAGGCGCTGAGATACTCGTCATGGGTTCCGCTTTTTTCCATTCTCCTGATTATCGTGAACTCACGGCAAAGTTGAGAGAAAGACTCGATGGGAACTGA
- the rsmB gene encoding 16S rRNA (cytosine(967)-C(5))-methyltransferase RsmB codes for MTSRSRTRELALAALEEIGKKGRKPKGVLELLSGSVDVRERAFLMELVYGVLRYRYTLDWVLKEFLKKPSGLSGRTMNNLRLAVYQILHMRVPERAAVHEAVDIEKERGRPALVNGVLRNLLRNLGTVRSRLGRLKEANGAHHIALSTSHPEWLIRRWLERLGEAETRELAEANNLIPPLTLRVNTLIATVDEILRIFADAGIEAELTAFSPDGLKLREFRTFSGLPSRDALVVQDEASQLITILLDPQPGERILDACAAPGGKTTHIAQFMKDSGEITAVESEERRIPQLQENISRLGLQSIRTIHGDIVELADNAYALGGSEQRWFDRILLDAPCSSLGVIRRNPDIKYRHTGKDLRRMQEIQLTLLRSASGLLRPGGTMVYSVCSTEPEEGEDVIKAFLKVSEEFYIIDRPISLLRGFMKQGFFRTYPHRFDMDGFFGVRLCRKA; via the coding sequence AGCTCGTTTACGGGGTCTTACGATACCGGTACACTCTGGACTGGGTACTGAAAGAGTTTCTGAAGAAACCATCCGGCCTCTCCGGCAGAACGATGAATAACCTGAGGCTTGCCGTATATCAGATACTTCATATGCGGGTACCGGAGCGGGCCGCGGTTCATGAAGCAGTGGATATCGAAAAAGAGAGGGGAAGACCCGCGCTCGTAAACGGCGTTTTGCGGAACCTGCTCCGGAATCTTGGCACTGTGAGATCGAGACTCGGAAGGCTGAAGGAAGCAAACGGGGCGCACCATATCGCTCTTTCGACCTCACATCCCGAGTGGCTCATTAGGAGGTGGCTTGAGCGCCTCGGCGAAGCCGAGACTCGAGAACTAGCAGAGGCGAATAACCTGATACCTCCCCTGACGCTAAGGGTGAATACCCTGATCGCGACAGTGGACGAGATACTCCGAATCTTTGCGGATGCCGGAATTGAGGCTGAACTAACGGCATTTTCCCCCGACGGATTGAAACTGAGAGAATTTCGTACATTCAGCGGACTGCCTTCAAGGGACGCGCTCGTTGTTCAGGATGAGGCATCGCAGCTCATTACTATTCTCCTCGACCCGCAACCCGGGGAAAGGATCCTCGATGCCTGTGCCGCTCCGGGCGGGAAGACGACGCACATTGCCCAGTTCATGAAAGACAGCGGGGAGATAACTGCCGTAGAATCCGAGGAGAGGAGAATACCGCAGCTGCAGGAAAACATTTCCCGTCTCGGTCTGCAGTCGATCAGGACCATCCATGGGGATATCGTGGAACTGGCCGATAATGCGTACGCTCTCGGAGGCTCCGAACAGAGATGGTTTGATAGAATCCTCCTTGATGCCCCGTGTTCGTCATTGGGTGTCATACGGAGGAATCCCGATATCAAATACCGCCACACGGGAAAAGACCTCCGGAGAATGCAGGAGATACAGCTGACGCTGCTTCGTTCGGCATCGGGATTGTTAAGACCGGGAGGCACCATGGTATACTCAGTCTGTTCCACGGAGCCGGAAGAAGGCGAGGATGTCATAAAAGCATTCTTGAAGGTTTCCGAGGAATTCTATATCATAGACAGACCCATATCCCTTCTGAGAGGATTTATGAAACAGGGATTCTTCAGGACATATCCGCACAGGTTCGATATGGACGGGTTCTTCGGGGTGAGGCTGTGCAGGAAAGCTTAA
- a CDS encoding M3 family oligoendopeptidase: MTKRLQGSEKNHSTSWNLASLFSGDDDTGMEESRKVVEKKSYAFINKWKDRTDYLEDPLILLRALDEYETWNRYYGTDGAEGYYFMLRTQQNQNDPTLKAKLNKIEEFGRKIQNDIQFFYLRIGKIPLKRQKGFLENRRLQKYRHFLERIFAEARYLLSEPEERILNLKASPAYSSWVKMTAGFLAKEEREVIAENGRKVISNLSEISSLMNSRQRKVRDAAARAFNNILSNHVEVAETELNSILANKKIDDELRGMERPDLSRHVSDDIDSAIVDTLIAAVSARFSIPRRYYRLKAKLHGVRKLKYHERNVEYGTIAKKYSYGRTVTLVERVFDNLDRKFGDILRKFLDDRRIDVFPRTGKASGAFCAHHLLSHPTYILLNHTGKLYDVLTFAHELGHGINNELMRERQNALNFGAPLSTAEVASTFMEDFVLQELLGQADDELRIAILMNKLNDDVSTIFRQAACYRFEQELHKAFRQRGYLAKEEIGTLFQNNMAAYMGTSVEQSPGSENWWVYWGHIRHFFYVYSYASGLLISKSLQNSVKENPRFVVKVKDFLSAGMSDSPQNIFKNLGVDITDRLFWDKGLDEIESLLRETERLAEKMGKI, translated from the coding sequence ATGACAAAACGGCTCCAAGGCTCGGAGAAGAATCACAGCACTTCATGGAATCTCGCGAGCCTTTTTTCAGGCGATGACGATACCGGGATGGAGGAGAGCCGGAAAGTTGTAGAGAAGAAGAGTTATGCGTTCATCAACAAGTGGAAGGACCGGACGGATTATCTCGAAGACCCGTTGATTCTCCTCAGGGCTCTGGACGAATATGAGACGTGGAACAGGTACTATGGAACCGATGGGGCTGAGGGGTACTACTTTATGCTCAGGACACAGCAGAATCAAAACGACCCCACGCTCAAGGCGAAGCTCAATAAGATCGAAGAGTTCGGCCGAAAGATCCAGAACGATATACAGTTCTTTTATCTCCGCATCGGCAAGATCCCGTTGAAGAGACAGAAAGGATTCCTCGAAAACAGGCGGTTACAGAAATACCGGCATTTCCTCGAACGCATTTTTGCGGAAGCGAGGTATCTGCTCTCGGAGCCGGAAGAACGGATACTGAACCTCAAGGCATCGCCCGCCTATTCCAGCTGGGTAAAGATGACCGCAGGCTTTCTCGCAAAGGAAGAGAGAGAGGTCATCGCCGAAAATGGCAGGAAAGTCATCAGCAACCTCTCGGAAATCTCGAGTCTCATGAACAGTAGGCAGAGGAAGGTGAGAGACGCTGCCGCAAGGGCGTTCAATAATATCCTTTCCAATCATGTTGAAGTCGCCGAAACTGAGTTGAATTCCATCCTCGCCAATAAGAAGATCGACGACGAACTCAGGGGAATGGAGCGGCCGGACCTCAGCAGGCACGTTAGCGACGATATCGACAGCGCAATCGTAGACACGCTCATCGCTGCCGTTTCGGCAAGGTTTTCTATCCCGAGGCGATATTACCGTCTGAAGGCAAAACTCCATGGGGTTCGGAAGCTGAAGTACCATGAAAGGAATGTGGAGTATGGCACAATCGCAAAAAAATATTCCTACGGCAGGACGGTCACGCTTGTTGAGAGGGTTTTTGACAACCTCGACCGGAAGTTCGGAGACATCCTCAGGAAGTTTCTCGATGACAGGCGAATCGACGTCTTTCCCCGGACAGGTAAGGCAAGCGGGGCCTTCTGTGCCCACCACCTTCTCTCCCATCCCACCTACATCCTCCTCAATCATACCGGGAAGCTCTACGACGTTTTGACGTTCGCCCACGAGCTCGGCCACGGAATAAACAATGAACTCATGAGGGAGCGGCAGAACGCCCTGAATTTTGGCGCCCCCCTTTCAACGGCTGAAGTCGCGAGTACCTTTATGGAGGATTTTGTTCTTCAGGAGCTGCTCGGTCAAGCTGACGACGAGTTGCGCATCGCCATCCTGATGAACAAGCTCAATGACGATGTCTCGACCATCTTCAGACAGGCGGCCTGTTACCGCTTCGAACAGGAACTCCACAAGGCCTTCAGACAAAGGGGTTACCTGGCGAAAGAGGAGATCGGAACATTATTTCAGAACAATATGGCCGCATACATGGGAACGTCCGTTGAACAGTCTCCGGGCTCGGAGAACTGGTGGGTATACTGGGGACACATCCGGCACTTTTTTTACGTCTATTCCTATGCGAGCGGCCTTCTCATCTCGAAATCCCTACAGAACTCTGTTAAGGAGAATCCGCGGTTCGTAGTGAAGGTCAAGGATTTCCTTTCGGCAGGGATGTCCGATTCTCCACAGAACATTTTCAAGAACCTCGGGGTCGACATAACAGACAGACTGTTCTGGGATAAGGGGCTCGACGAGATAGAATCGCTCCTGCGGGAGACGGAGCGTTTGGCAGAGAAAATGGGAAAGATTTAG